CGCGGCCCTGATTCTGGAATTGGCTGAGTATGCCCCCGGCTTCAATATGGCCGTCGAAGCGACCGGCTATGGCGCCGGCACCATCGACCTGCCCGACCGCCCCAATCTGATTCGCTTGATCGTCGGGCAGCAGCGGCTCCCGCTCGATACCGACTCCGTCACCATTGTCGAAACCAATATCGATGACGCCACCCCGGAGAACATCGGCCATCTCCAACAGCGTCTCCTGGAAAGTGGTGCGCTCGATGTCTTCGTGACTTCGATCTTGATGAAGAAGAGCCGTCCGGCGCACAAGATCACCGTCATTGCCGAGAGCGCCGCCGCGGCAAGTCTGGCGCGAATCATCCTGCGCGAGTCGTCGACGGCGGGCGTCCGCTTCCGCACCGAGTCGCGTTGGAAATTGCAGTACGAATTCAAGACCGTCTCAACCGAGTACGGCCCGATAAAAATCAAGTTCTACTTCGGCGGCGATATTCGTAAATTCAGCCCCGAGTACGAAGATGTGGTGAGCGCTGCCATGAAAGCCCAGACCCCGTTTCTCAAGGTCTACAACGCGGCAGTCATGGCGGCCAATGCGATCAAGGAGAATCAAGGTGAGTGATCTGAAAGTTCTGATTTTTGCCCAAAAGAAGGGAAGTGCGCCGGCAGGCGCGACACTTGAGGTCGTTACTGTCGGTCGCCAACTCGCAGACAAACTCGGCGGCAAACTCGGCGCTCTCGTTATCGGCAGCGGCACAGAAGTCGTCGCCAAAGAGCTCAATGCAGCCGGCGTCGATATCTGCTATATCGTTGAAAAC
This window of the Candidatus Zixiibacteriota bacterium genome carries:
- the larC gene encoding nickel pincer cofactor biosynthesis protein LarC yields the protein MKIGYLDCFSGAAGDMIVGAIIDAGCPAGHLQSQLDLLGLPGVKLVSESVKKHGLHGIKVRFESGETDPPHRHLSAIEKILRNSRLDSTVVEKSLAVFRRIGEAEARMHAVSIEKIHFHEVGAVDAICDIVATVAGLQQLQIDKLYSSEILLGSGLIQSAHGMIPLPAPATLEIIKNFPARRLNNDREMTTPTGAALILELAEYAPGFNMAVEATGYGAGTIDLPDRPNLIRLIVGQQRLPLDTDSVTIVETNIDDATPENIGHLQQRLLESGALDVFVTSILMKKSRPAHKITVIAESAAAASLARIILRESSTAGVRFRTESRWKLQYEFKTVSTEYGPIKIKFYFGGDIRKFSPEYEDVVSAAMKAQTPFLKVYNAAVMAANAIKENQGE